One Candidatus Lernaella stagnicola DNA window includes the following coding sequences:
- the fusA gene encoding elongation factor G produces MPLSKIRNIGIVAHIDAGKTTVTERALFYTGTTRRMGEVHDGKATMDFMKQEQERGITIASAAITCKWNGHTVNIIDTPGHVDFTLEVERSLRVLDGIVAVFCAVAGVEPQSETVWNQAEHHRVPRIAFVNKMDREGADFPAAVASMDEILDAKALPFQIPVGSGASFEGLIDLVAMKAVMYEEEKKLVTDIPESMLDEANAARTKLIETLADFDDELAEIYLEDQPIPEDSIWNVARRALIADMFTPAFCGSAYKNKGITPLLDAVVKLLPSPLDAGAVMGDDVEDPSRSHKRNPTVNDPFSALAFKIIHDPYVGQQTFIRVYSGSLETGDKVFNPRRRKTERVGRIMRIRAREREDISRAEAGDIVALVGMKSTVTGDTLCDPNNPLMYESIRQPRPVISISISAPSTKEVEKLGVALNKLALEDPSFTVTFDSETKETVVAGMGELHLQIIVDRLKTEFSVEAVVGEPKVAFRQTIARETRLNYRLAKQSGGRGQFAQILFRLEPNPGGGFAFEDHTKGGVIPVEFMPAIERGFREVMESGLDFPVIDIKCVVVDGKAHAVDSSDMAFKIAAMQGFKEAFPKAGPVLLEPIMKIEIATPDDHIGDVTGDLSQRRGQISNMRRFRKGSQKLVGRVPLAAMFGYATDLRSMSSGRANYSMEFLEYAAVPAEVEAKIRKAEAESKK; encoded by the coding sequence ATGCCTTTGTCAAAAATTCGCAATATCGGCATCGTGGCGCACATCGATGCCGGCAAAACGACGGTCACCGAACGTGCGCTGTTCTACACCGGCACCACGCGGCGCATGGGTGAAGTGCACGACGGCAAGGCCACCATGGACTTCATGAAGCAGGAGCAGGAGCGGGGCATCACCATCGCCTCGGCTGCGATCACCTGCAAGTGGAACGGCCACACGGTCAACATCATCGACACGCCCGGGCACGTCGACTTCACCCTCGAGGTGGAGCGCAGCCTGCGGGTGCTCGACGGCATCGTAGCGGTGTTTTGCGCCGTGGCGGGTGTCGAGCCGCAGTCGGAAACCGTTTGGAATCAGGCTGAGCACCACCGCGTGCCGCGCATCGCCTTCGTCAACAAGATGGACCGCGAGGGCGCCGATTTCCCCGCCGCGGTGGCCAGCATGGATGAGATTCTCGACGCCAAAGCGTTGCCGTTTCAGATACCGGTCGGCAGCGGCGCAAGCTTCGAAGGGCTGATCGATCTAGTGGCCATGAAGGCGGTGATGTACGAAGAGGAAAAGAAGCTCGTGACCGACATTCCCGAATCCATGTTGGACGAGGCGAACGCGGCGCGGACGAAGCTCATCGAAACCTTGGCCGACTTCGACGACGAACTGGCCGAGATCTACCTCGAAGATCAACCGATCCCCGAGGATTCGATTTGGAACGTGGCGCGCCGCGCCCTGATCGCCGATATGTTCACGCCGGCTTTCTGTGGCTCGGCGTACAAAAACAAGGGCATTACGCCGCTGCTGGACGCGGTGGTCAAGCTGCTGCCCTCCCCGTTGGACGCGGGGGCGGTGATGGGCGACGACGTCGAGGATCCCTCTCGCTCCCACAAGCGCAACCCGACGGTGAATGACCCGTTTTCGGCCCTGGCGTTCAAAATCATCCACGACCCCTACGTGGGCCAGCAAACCTTTATTCGGGTGTATTCCGGCAGCCTGGAAACGGGCGACAAGGTGTTCAACCCGCGGCGTCGCAAGACCGAGCGCGTCGGGCGCATCATGCGCATCCGCGCTCGCGAACGTGAGGACATCAGCCGCGCCGAAGCGGGCGACATCGTGGCGCTGGTCGGCATGAAAAGCACCGTTACGGGCGATACGCTTTGCGACCCGAACAACCCGCTGATGTACGAATCGATTCGCCAGCCGCGGCCGGTGATTTCGATCAGCATCTCGGCGCCGTCCACCAAGGAAGTGGAAAAGCTCGGGGTCGCGCTGAACAAGCTGGCGCTCGAGGACCCCTCGTTCACGGTGACTTTCGATAGCGAGACGAAGGAAACGGTCGTGGCCGGCATGGGCGAACTGCACCTGCAGATCATCGTCGACCGGTTGAAGACCGAATTCAGCGTCGAAGCCGTGGTCGGCGAGCCGAAAGTGGCTTTCCGGCAGACGATCGCTCGCGAGACGCGCCTCAATTACCGCCTGGCCAAGCAATCGGGCGGGCGCGGGCAGTTTGCGCAAATTCTGTTCCGGCTCGAGCCCAACCCCGGCGGTGGATTCGCGTTCGAAGACCACACGAAGGGCGGCGTGATCCCGGTCGAATTCATGCCCGCCATCGAACGCGGTTTCCGCGAAGTGATGGAAAGCGGCCTCGACTTCCCGGTGATCGACATCAAGTGCGTGGTTGTGGACGGCAAGGCGCATGCGGTCGACTCGTCGGATATGGCCTTCAAGATCGCCGCCATGCAGGGCTTCAAGGAAGCGTTCCCGAAAGCGGGGCCGGTGCTGCTCGAGCCGATCATGAAGATCGAGATCGCCACGCCGGACGATCACATCGGCGACGTAACCGGCGATTTATCGCAGCGGCGCGGACAAATCAGCAATATGCGTCGTTTTCGCAAGGGCTCGCAGAAGCTCGTGGGCCGCGTGCCGTTGGCGGCGATGTTCGGTTACGCGACGGACTTGCGTTCGATGTCCAGCGGCCGCGCCAACTACTCGATGGAATTCCTCGAGTACGCCGCGGTGCCCGCCGAAGTGGAAGCCAAAATCCGCAAAGCGGAAGCCGAATCCAAGAAGTAA